GTTCAACTCGCGCTGGAAACCGGCACCTTGTACGGCATGATGCGCGACATGGCGACGCAGTTGCCGAAGTGTCTCGAGAGCGGCACAGTCATGCTGGAGCGTGGCACGGTCGAGCAGTTGCGCAGATTCTTCGATTGCTTCGACCGGCCTGCGCGGCGTATGCCTGCGCTGACTGGGCGATAGAAGCAGCGCGGCTCGCATCGGCGTATCGGCACATTGGCGCAGCGGCACATCGTGCATTGGCGCGTCGCGATGCGAAACCCAGGGAGGAGACATGGAAAAAATCTGGTTGAAGTCCTATCCACCGGGCGTCCCGGCGGAGATCGATACTACGCAGTTCAGCTCCGTTGGCGACTTGTTGGAGCGGAGTTTCCAGACACACGCGGCCGAGCGCGCGTTCGTTTGTATGGGCCGTGAGTTGACCTACGGCGAGCTCGATGCGAAGTCGCGTGATCTTGCAGCGTGGTTTCAGTGGCTAGGTCTTGCACGCGGCGCGCGCATTGCCGTGATGCTGCCGAATGTCTTGCAGTATCCGGTGGTCATGGCGGCCATCCTGCGTGCCGGTTACGTGGTGGTGAACGTCAATCCGCCCTACACGCCGCGAGAACTCGAGCATCAGTTGAACGACAGCGGCGCGGAAGCGATCGTGCTGTTCGAACCGTTCGCGAAGACGCTCGAAGCTGTGCAGGCACGCACGTCGATCAGGCATGTCGTGCTGACCTCGATCGGCGAAATGCTCGGTACGGGTCGTCCGGAGATTGCGCACAATGTGCCGCCAACCGCGTGCATTGCGTTGAACGATGCGATCGCGCGTGGTTCGGACGCGGGCCTCACACCCGTCGCGCTCACGCAAAGCGATGTGGCGGTGCTGCAATACACCGGTGGCACCACCGGTGTCTCGAAGGGCGCGACCCTGCTGCACGGCAATCTGATTGCCAACGTCCTGCAATCGGAGTTGTGGCGCGAACCGGTTTATCGCGGACGCACCGATATCAAGCAGTACATCACGGTCGTCGCGCTGCCGCTGTATCACATCTTCGGGCTAACGGTGTGCGGCCTGCTGACGATGCGTTGCTGCGGGCTGGGCATCCTGATTCCGAATCCGCGCGATCTGCCGGGACTGATCAAAGCCTTGCAAGGCTACGCGATCAACTCGTTCCCCGGCGTGAACACCATGTACAACGCGCTGCTGAACGAACCCGACTTCAAAACACTCGACTTTTCGAAGCTGGTGCAATCGAACGGCGGCGGCATGGCGGTGCAGCAAGCCGTCGCGCAACGCTGGCAAGCGCTGACTGGTGTGCCGATCGTCGAAGGTTATGGGTTCTCTGAAACCTCGCCGTGCGCCACCACCAATCTGCCGACATCCACCGTGTTTACCGGGACGGTCGGCTTGCCGCTACCGTCCACGGATATCTCGATTCGTGACGACGCCGGCCGCGAACTACCGCCCGGCGAGCGCGGCGAAATCTGCATTCGCGGACCGCAGGTCATGGCCGGCTACTGGAACCGTCCCGACGAAACCGCGCAGGTGATGACGCCGGACGGCTTCTTCAAATCCGGCGACATCGGCGTGATGACGGAAGCGGGCTTCGTGAAGATCGTCGACCGCAAGAAAGACATGATTCTGGTGTCGGGCTTCAACGTCTATCCGAACGATATCGAGGACGTGGTGGCGAAGCATCCGGGCGTGTTCGAAGTGGTGGCGCCCGGCGTGCCGTACGCGGAATCGGGCGAGGTGGTGAAGCTCTACGTCGTGAAGAAAGACCCGGCGCTCACCGAGGCGGACATTTTCGCGTTCTGCAAGGAACAACTGACGGGTTACAAACGGCCCAAGATCGTCGAGTTCCGCAGCGAATTGCCGAAGACCACCGTCGGCAAGATTTTGCGGCGCAGCTTGCGTGACGAGGTGAAAAGCGCGGGTTGATAGCGGGCGCGCCACGCGTCCCACCGCGTGTGGCGCGCGCTGCAGCGCGGCGTGATTCCGGGTACATTGTCACTCTCGACATCACGCACTTGGGAGTACACGATGCGCCTGCTTCACACCATGCTCCGGGTCGGCGACCTGGACCGTTCGATTGCCTTCTACACCGACATCCTCGGTATGAAACTGCTGCGCCGCGACGACTATCCGGACGGCAAGTTCACCCTGGCCTTCGTCGGCTACACGGACGAGCGCGACGGCACTGTCCTTGAATTGACGCACAACTGGGACACGCCGTCGTATGACCTCGGCAGCGGCTTCGGGCACCTCGCCGTCGAAGTCGAAGACGCGTACACGGCATGTGACAAGATCAAGGCCCAAGGCGGCAAGGTCGTGCGCGAAGCCGGCCCGATGAAACACGGCACCACCGTGATCGCGTTCGTCGAAGATCCGGATGGCTACAAGATCGAGTTCATCCAGAAGAAAAAGTGACGTAAGCGCCGGGCGAGGACAAGCAATGAATAACAGCAATCCCTACTTCAAGGAACTCGACGACATCCACGTCGAAATCCAGGCATTGTTCGACGGCTCCGCGGATCACGGAGCGCTGGACCGCATCATGGCGCGCTTCGCTCCGCAATTCACGCTGGTCATGCCGTCCGGTCTCGCACTCGACCACGCGGGTCTGCGCGCGATTTTCGCGAAGCTGAACGGCGCGCGTCCCGGCTCGCAGATCAGAATCCGCGATATGGAGATCGTGTCCGAGTATCCGTCGGGCGCGGTGGTGAAATATCGCGAGTATCAGCGCGACAACGCGGGCAATGCGAACGTGCGGCGCTCGACCGCGGTGATGGATCTGGACGTGCACGGCAAGGTGACGTGGCGTCACCTGCAGGAAACGTTCTGCACGGAGTGAGCGGTAGGTTTTGGAGGGCCGGGGCTTCGCGTTGAAGCGCCGGCCTTGAGACTTCAAGGCTTCGTGGTTGAAGGCCTCAAAGCGTTGGCAGCAATTCCGGCGGATGCGACTTCAACGTCTGTCGCGCTTCGCGGAATTCCGGAAAAATCGATTCGACCGTTTCCCAGAAGCGCGGGCTGTGATTCATCTCGCGCAGATGCGCGAGCTCGTGCGCCACGACGTAATCGATAATCGACAGCGGGAAGTGGATCAGCCGCCAGTTCAGGCGGATTTTGCCGTCGCTCGAACAACTGCCCCAACGGGTGGCCGCTGAAGAGAGCGCATACGCCCGATAGTTGACGCCGAGCTTCTCCGCGTAAATCGCGAGGCGCTCGCCGAACAGACGTTTTGCCTCGCCTTGCAGCCAGCCTTGCACGCGATCCTTGATTTGCTGCGGGTCGGCTTGCAACGGCAGCGGCACTTGCAGTGCGGCTTCGTCCGCGTTGAACGCCAGCGTGCCTTGCGGCGAGCCGAGCTTCACGCGCACGGGCTGGCCGAGATACGGCACCTCCGCCCCATCTTTCCAGTCCACTTTGGGCAACGCGCGCTGTTCGACGCGCGTTTGCCACTCGATCAGCTTCGTAAAAATCCAGCGCTGCTTTTCGGTGATCGCTGTTTCGATATCGGCGAGCGTGACCCAACGTGGTGCGGTAATCATCAGGCCGGTGCTGTCGATCGCAAAGCCGATCGAGCGGCGTGCCGAACGCTTGAGCGCATAGTGCAGCGTGCGCGAACCGATGGTGAGGCTGCGCAGCTTGGTGCCGTCTGGTGCGAGCGGCACGGCCGGCTGCTGCCCGTTTTGCGAGCCCGCCGACGGTGTGGAGGGTGTTGGGGACGACGACGTCGACCCCGGCTCGGCGAAGAGCGGGAGATCGAGCTGCCGGTTATCGAGCGCCGCAGCGGGCTGCGACGTAGGAGACTTCTGCATCGGATTCGGCTTCGCGCAAATGCGCCTTCGAGGGCGCGGGCGCGTCAGATTGGTGCGGCGGCGGAGGTGCTATCCGCCGCGCGGTACGCAGTAGGATCGATGCGACGCATTTCAGCTTCGATCCACTGTTCGACGCGCGTGTTCACTTCATCGGGCGTGAGCCCCGTGGTCTCGATCGGCTTGCCGATCGACACTGTGACTATACCCGCATATTTGAGAAACGAGTTGCGCGGCCACACACGTCCGGCGTTGTGCGCGATCGGCACGACCGGTGCGCCGGCGGCAATCGCGAAACGCGCGCCGCCGGTTTTGTACTTGCCTTGCTTGCCGGTTGGCGTACGCGTGCCTTCCGGAAACATGATGACCCAGGCGCCTTCCGCCATGCGCGCTTTGCCTTGCTTGATGACCGAGTCGAACGCATACTTGCCTTCCTTGCGATCGATGTGAACCATCTTCAGCAGGCCCAGCGCCCAGCCAAAAAACGGCACATACAGCAGCTCGCGCTTGAACACATAGCACATCGGCCGCGGCATCAGGGCCGGAAACGCCAGCGTTTCCCATGCCGATTGGTGCTTGGAAAGCAGCACGGCCGGACCATCGGGCAGATTCTCGTAGCCCTCGATCTTGTAGCGGATGCCGTTCAACCATCGCGCCGTATGGAGCGTGGCGCGGCACCAGCCGGCCGCCATCCAGTAACGGTTGTCAGCGTGCATGAACGGAAACGCAATGAAGCACGCGATCGCGTACGGCACCGTGAAGAGCAAGAGGTAGATCAGCAGCAGCAGTGAACGAATGAAGCGCATCGGCGTGGTCGGAGAGGGTTAGAGACGCGCGTGACGCGCGTCACTCGTGAGCGTCGGAAAGGAAGTCGAGTGCGAACGCGCGCAAGTCGTCGTGTACGCACGTGCCTTCGGGCAGGCCGCCGGCTGCGAGCGTCTTGCGGCCCTTGCCGGTCAGCACCAGATGTGTCGGATGTCCGAGCGTCGCGCCCGCTTGCAGGTCGCGCATCGCGTCACCGACCACCGGCGTATTCTCCGGATCGACTTCGAAACGTTCGGCGATCATTTTCAGCATGCCGGGCTTCGGCTTGCGGCATTCGCACTGATCCTGCGCCGTATGCGGGCAGAAGAACACCGCGTCGATGCGCCCGCCGACTGCCGCCGCCATGCGATGCATTTTC
The sequence above is drawn from the Paraburkholderia sp. BL23I1N1 genome and encodes:
- a CDS encoding long-chain-fatty-acid--CoA ligase; translated protein: MEKIWLKSYPPGVPAEIDTTQFSSVGDLLERSFQTHAAERAFVCMGRELTYGELDAKSRDLAAWFQWLGLARGARIAVMLPNVLQYPVVMAAILRAGYVVVNVNPPYTPRELEHQLNDSGAEAIVLFEPFAKTLEAVQARTSIRHVVLTSIGEMLGTGRPEIAHNVPPTACIALNDAIARGSDAGLTPVALTQSDVAVLQYTGGTTGVSKGATLLHGNLIANVLQSELWREPVYRGRTDIKQYITVVALPLYHIFGLTVCGLLTMRCCGLGILIPNPRDLPGLIKALQGYAINSFPGVNTMYNALLNEPDFKTLDFSKLVQSNGGGMAVQQAVAQRWQALTGVPIVEGYGFSETSPCATTNLPTSTVFTGTVGLPLPSTDISIRDDAGRELPPGERGEICIRGPQVMAGYWNRPDETAQVMTPDGFFKSGDIGVMTEAGFVKIVDRKKDMILVSGFNVYPNDIEDVVAKHPGVFEVVAPGVPYAESGEVVKLYVVKKDPALTEADIFAFCKEQLTGYKRPKIVEFRSELPKTTVGKILRRSLRDEVKSAG
- the gloA gene encoding lactoylglutathione lyase, with amino-acid sequence MRLLHTMLRVGDLDRSIAFYTDILGMKLLRRDDYPDGKFTLAFVGYTDERDGTVLELTHNWDTPSYDLGSGFGHLAVEVEDAYTACDKIKAQGGKVVREAGPMKHGTTVIAFVEDPDGYKIEFIQKKK
- a CDS encoding M48 family metallopeptidase, with translation MQKSPTSQPAAALDNRQLDLPLFAEPGSTSSSPTPSTPSAGSQNGQQPAVPLAPDGTKLRSLTIGSRTLHYALKRSARRSIGFAIDSTGLMITAPRWVTLADIETAITEKQRWIFTKLIEWQTRVEQRALPKVDWKDGAEVPYLGQPVRVKLGSPQGTLAFNADEAALQVPLPLQADPQQIKDRVQGWLQGEAKRLFGERLAIYAEKLGVNYRAYALSSAATRWGSCSSDGKIRLNWRLIHFPLSIIDYVVAHELAHLREMNHSPRFWETVESIFPEFREARQTLKSHPPELLPTL
- a CDS encoding 1-acyl-sn-glycerol-3-phosphate acyltransferase, with product MRFIRSLLLLIYLLLFTVPYAIACFIAFPFMHADNRYWMAAGWCRATLHTARWLNGIRYKIEGYENLPDGPAVLLSKHQSAWETLAFPALMPRPMCYVFKRELLYVPFFGWALGLLKMVHIDRKEGKYAFDSVIKQGKARMAEGAWVIMFPEGTRTPTGKQGKYKTGGARFAIAAGAPVVPIAHNAGRVWPRNSFLKYAGIVTVSIGKPIETTGLTPDEVNTRVEQWIEAEMRRIDPTAYRAADSTSAAAPI
- the gmhB gene encoding D-glycero-beta-D-manno-heptose 1,7-bisphosphate 7-phosphatase, with protein sequence MPTKKVVILDRDGVINVDSDAFIKSPDEWVALPGSLEAIARLNQAGYRVAIATNQSGIGRGLFDMNALNAMHLKMHRMAAAVGGRIDAVFFCPHTAQDQCECRKPKPGMLKMIAERFEVDPENTPVVGDAMRDLQAGATLGHPTHLVLTGKGRKTLAAGGLPEGTCVHDDLRAFALDFLSDAHE